A single window of Gossypium arboreum isolate Shixiya-1 chromosome 13, ASM2569848v2, whole genome shotgun sequence DNA harbors:
- the LOC108462504 gene encoding uncharacterized protein LOC108462504 produces the protein MENQFFSNQNAPIQLFAELAGVEETEDATLGEEDGAQEPCMVVPVSYVGSQSTIHGTGIDLNAAPETVVVGDDVYHNSDPSDYEVDSESDPDVDEVPDDIDDEGVNEEVNVNAYSVGNQIRRIVIHNNPGAHMSRIDPDATHVAEFPEYPEIQSAHQMAVYSDPEELFVGQRFENKEECKSAEGCNWRIRAAFIQKSQMWEIRKFVGPHTCTSSRMKEDHRKLDSKTICTRIMPMVEDMPTIKVSVLIAEIQARFQYRVSYRKAWIAKQMAMEQLYGDFDASYNELQEWIAAMREYIPGTTIKL, from the exons ATGGAGAATCAGTttttc AGCAACCAAAATGCACCGATTCaattatttgctgagttagctggTGTGGAGGAAACTGAAGATGCCACTCTAGGTGAAGAAGATGGAGCTCAAGAACCGTGTATGGTGGTTCCGGTATCATACGTTGGTAGTCAATCAACTATACATGGGACCGGCATTGATCTTAATGCTGCACCCGAAACTGttgtggttggtgatgatgtatACCATAATAGTGATCCTTCTGATTATGAAGTCGATAGTGAAAGTGATCCCGACGTGGATGAGGTCCCGgatgatattgacgatgaaggCGTGAATGAGGAAGTAAATGTTAATGCATATTCAGTCGGGAACCAGATTCGTCGTATTGTGATACATAATAATCCTGGGGCACACATGTCTCGGATAGACCCCGATGCGACGCATGTAGCAGAGTTTCCAGAGTACCCTGAAATACAATCTGCTCATCAGATGGCCGTATATTCTGATCCTGAGGAGTTGTTCGTGGGCCAGAGATTCGAAAATAAAGAAGAGTGC AAGTCAGCAGAAGGCTGCAATTGGCGGATACGAGCTGCATTTATCCAAAAGTCGCAGATGTGGGAGATAcgaaaatttgttgggcctcacacatgcactTCATCACGTATGAAAGAAGATCAccgaaaacttgattccaaaactatctgtaCGCGCATCATGCCAATGGTTGAAGACATGCCGACCATTAAGGTTTCGGTACTGATTGCTGAAATACAAGCACGATTCCAGTATCGAGTGTCATACCGGAAggcatggatagctaaacagatggCAATGGAGCAATTGTACGGAGATTTCGATGCATCATATAATGAGTTGCAGGAATGGATTGCCGCTATGAGGGAGTACATACCGGGGACTACCATTAAGTTGTAG